A region of Takifugu flavidus isolate HTHZ2018 chromosome 2, ASM371156v2, whole genome shotgun sequence DNA encodes the following proteins:
- the gcfc2 gene encoding GC-rich sequence DNA-binding factor 2 isoform X5, protein MLESTIMFNKTTRRNFRQRKETSSEEEDKQENNVDEEEKSEPAQLKTQSRGISCSANRQEKPPKLHNSAENDGEAFIGAEERERREKVKDGTETKTNIVLSFSGDKEVEEPEFKVKKSSDKEVLFQVRKNDNSTSWTSYSTDCNVSQSTFLRKGFSDSQSSAHTLLYSHHEDKSSDNDDDGGSESDGVSSLSSGSDSSRSSGAFFSLIVSSAQDIQEAPRQHCAMRAQMDFIPLGREGHNSGGSISNDYIRGSDEDRIGDDDEQDDHERRIAFAPRLKNIRQRILAKLGSDDSLSSSDEREQQLWEETQLGKGVKRHLRVLSSAVSESSTSSSGSTSRSRQKKRSKEVRIPKTFPPIVSVIKKKIVERLDSLTEVHRTRQTELRKLEADIEWAQNSVETLVEISFEKRLHFFRSLALFVHTLTECLQEKVVEINALELELHVLLSEQWGALLNRRRHKVTEQADCLQHLSFSTDEQSGNRNNGTETQWEIETGVECNKVVRVLEDTEVSEEEDEQLQKMKDDILLRSQAVFSSVQDEFYDVKKILSHFEEWRGSYTDSYHSAYISFCLPKLLSPIIRHQLLVWNPLKDDSEAFEKLPWFTAVETFCHGYGHEELEHSDRQTLSDVVEKTVLPKITAYVELAWDPESSHQSVCLFGLCHKLKEDFSIFDRKQSKPVKAFVEAVISRLRSTVDEDVFIPLYPKKVLDDPSSPQCHFRDQQFWKAIKLFVNIGKWDLLLPESALKELMLDKLLNRYLMITLCSQTLHGNAVQACRKVVDSLPLSWLKGETECLPQLQNFRNHLVQKIHTIFKQHSLEDPNTRSAVVELLQILSTIRCNDSIMAIAQKYQCEDVIYSHQLLNQETV, encoded by the exons ATGCTAGAGTCCACAATTATGTTCAATAAAACGACTCGAAGGAATTTTcggcagagaaaagaaacatcTAGCGAagaagaggacaagcaggaaAATAATgtagatgaagaggaaaaatcCGAACCGGCTCAACTAAAGACCCAGAGCCGGGGAATCTCCTGTAGCGCTAACAGGCAAGAGAAGCCTCCGAAGCTGCACAATAGTGCTGAAAACGACGGCGAGGCCTTTATCGgggcagaagaaagagaaaggagggaaaaagtcAAAGATGGAACTGAGACGAAAACAAATATAGTTCTTAGTTTTTCTGGTGACAAAGAAG TGGAGGAACCagaatttaaagtaaaaaaatcGTCTGATAAAGAAGTGTTGTTCCAAGTTCGGAAAAACGATAATTCAACTTCCTGGACTAGCTACAGCACAG ATTGCAATGTCTCTCAGTCGACCTTCCTCAGGAAAGGCTTCAGTGACAGTCAGTCTTCAGCTCATACTCTGCTGTATAGTCATCATGAGGATAAGAGTtctgataatgatgatgatggtggctcTGAAAGCGATGGTGTATCTTCACTCAGTTCAGGTTCAGATTCTAGCCGCTCTTCTGGTGCATTTTTCAGTT TGATTGTCTCAAGTGCACAAGATATCCAAGAAGCACCGAGGCAACACTGTGCCATGCGAGCACAAATGGATTTCATTCCCCTGGGTCGAGAAGGCCACAATTCTGGTGGTAGTATCTCTAATGACTACATCAGAGGGAGTGATGAAGACAGgattggtgatgatgatgagcaaGATGATCATGAGCGAAGGATTGCATTTGCCCCAAGACTAAAGAACATCAGGCAGAGGATCTTAGCAAAACTTG GGAGTGATGACAGTTTGTCAAGCAGTGATGAGAGAGAGCAACAACTATGGGAAGAGACACAACTTGGGAAAGGAGTCAAGAGACATCTGAGAGTGCTG agctcagctgtgagTGAATCGAGTACATCCAGCAGCGGTAGTACCAGCAGGTCAAGGCAAAAGAAGAGATCAAAAGAAGTCAGAATTCCAAAGACTTTTCCTCCTATTGTATCTGTGATAAAGAAGAAGATAGTTGAAAG ACTAGACTCCCTTACAGAGGTTCACAGGACACGGCAAACAGAATTGAGGAAATTGGAGGCTGATATTGAGTGGGCCCAAAATTCTGTAGAGACTCTGGTGGAAATTTCCTTTGAGAAACGTTTGCATTTTTTTAGGTCCCTAGCGCTCTTTGTCCACACCCTGACTGAGTGTCTACAGGAGAAG GTTGTTGAGATTAATGCCCTGGAATTGGAATTGCATGTCCTGCTGTCTGAACAGTGGGGGGCGTTGTTGAATCGAAGACGGCATAAGGTCACGGAGCAGGCTGACTGCCTGCAGCACTTGAGCT TCAGTACAGATGAACAGAGTGGGAATAGAAACAATGGAACAGAAACCCAATG GGAGATAGAAACTGGGGTTGAATGTAATAAAGTTGTTCGAGTACTTGAGGACACAGAGGTTtcagaagaagaggatgagcaGCTACAAAAGATGAAAG ATGATATCCTGCTTAGGTCCCAGGCAGTGTTCTCTAGTGTCCAGGATGAGTTCTATGATGTGAAGAAGATTCTGTCCCACTTTGAAGAGTGGAGGGGTTCTTACACTGACTCGTACCACAGTGCAtacatttctttttgtctgcCAAAGTTGTTGAGCCCTATCATTAGACATCAGCTGCTTGTGTGGAACCCCCTAAAG GATGACAGTGAGGCTTTTGAAAAGCTGCCTTGGTTCACAGCAGTAGAGACCTTTTGCCATGGTTATGGCCATGAAGAGTTGGAgcactcagacagacagactctgTCTGATGTTGTAGAAAAGACTGTCCTACCCAAAATAACAG cttatgTGGAGCTGGCATGGGATCCTGAATCTAGCCATCAGTCAGTCTGTTTGTTTGGGCTCTGTCACAAACTGAAAGAAGACTTCTCCATCtttgacaggaaacagagcAAACCAGTCAAA GCATTCGTAGAGGCTGTAATCTCCCGGCTGAGGAGCACTGTGGACGAAGATGTCTTCATTCCTCTTTACCCCAAAAA gGTTCTTGATGACCCTTCCTCGCCTCAGTGTCATTTCAGGGATCAGCAGTTCTGGAAAGCTATAAAA CTGTTTGTTAATATAGGAAAATGGGATTTGCTGCTGCCTGAGTCAGCTTTAAAGGAACTTATGTTGGACAAACTGCTGAACCGATACCTTATGATTACTCTGTGCAGCCAGACCCTGCATGGCAATGCTGTCCAGGCTTGCAGAAAG GTAGTAGACAGTCTGCCGCTTTCATGGCTCAAAGGAGAGACCGAATGTTTGCCTCAGCTTCAGAATTTCAGAAACCATCTTGTTCAGAAAATTCACACTATTTTCAAACAACATTCTCTAGAAGACCCTAATACAAG GTCCGCTGTGGTTGAACTGCTACAGATTTTAAGCACAATTCGATGCAATGACTCCATCATGGCTATTGCACAGAAATACCAATGTGAAGATGTGATCTACTCTCACCAGCTACTCAATCAGGAGACAGTGTGA
- the gcfc2 gene encoding GC-rich sequence DNA-binding factor 2 isoform X4, producing MLESTIMFNKTTRRNFRQRKETSSEEEDKQENNVDEEEKSEPAQLKTQSRGISCSANRQEKPPKLHNSAENDGEAFIGAEERERREKVKDGTETKTNIVLSFSGDKEVEEPEFKVKKSSDKEVLFQVRKNDNSTSWTSYSTDCNVSQSTFLRKGFSDSQSSAHTLLYSHHEDKSSDNDDDGGSESDGVSSLSSGSDSSRSSGAFFSLIVSSAQDIQEAPRQHCAMRAQMDFIPLGREGHNSGGSISNDYIRGSDEDRIGDDDEQDDHERRIAFAPRLKNIRQRILAKLEGSDDSLSSSDEREQQLWEETQLGKGVKRHLRVLSSAVSESSTSSSGSTSRSRQKKRSKEVRIPKTFPPIVSVIKKKIVERLDSLTEVHRTRQTELRKLEADIEWAQNSVETLVEISFEKRLHFFRSLALFVHTLTECLQEKVVEINALELELHVLLSEQWGALLNRRRHKVTEQADCLQHLSFSTDEQSGNRNNGTETQWEIETGVECNKVVRVLEDTEVSEEEDEQLQKMKDDILLRSQAVFSSVQDEFYDVKKILSHFEEWRGSYTDSYHSAYISFCLPKLLSPIIRHQLLVWNPLKDDSEAFEKLPWFTAVETFCHGYGHEELEHSDRQTLSDVVEKTVLPKITAYVELAWDPESSHQSVCLFGLCHKLKEDFSIFDRKQSKPVKAFVEAVISRLRSTVDEDVFIPLYPKKVLDDPSSPQCHFRDQQFWKAIKLFVNIGKWDLLLPESALKELMLDKLLNRYLMITLCSQTLHGNAVQACRKVVDSLPLSWLKGETECLPQLQNFRNHLVQKIHTIFKQHSLEDPNTRSAVVELLQILSTIRCNDSIMAIAQKYQCEDVIYSHQLLNQETV from the exons ATGCTAGAGTCCACAATTATGTTCAATAAAACGACTCGAAGGAATTTTcggcagagaaaagaaacatcTAGCGAagaagaggacaagcaggaaAATAATgtagatgaagaggaaaaatcCGAACCGGCTCAACTAAAGACCCAGAGCCGGGGAATCTCCTGTAGCGCTAACAGGCAAGAGAAGCCTCCGAAGCTGCACAATAGTGCTGAAAACGACGGCGAGGCCTTTATCGgggcagaagaaagagaaaggagggaaaaagtcAAAGATGGAACTGAGACGAAAACAAATATAGTTCTTAGTTTTTCTGGTGACAAAGAAG TGGAGGAACCagaatttaaagtaaaaaaatcGTCTGATAAAGAAGTGTTGTTCCAAGTTCGGAAAAACGATAATTCAACTTCCTGGACTAGCTACAGCACAG ATTGCAATGTCTCTCAGTCGACCTTCCTCAGGAAAGGCTTCAGTGACAGTCAGTCTTCAGCTCATACTCTGCTGTATAGTCATCATGAGGATAAGAGTtctgataatgatgatgatggtggctcTGAAAGCGATGGTGTATCTTCACTCAGTTCAGGTTCAGATTCTAGCCGCTCTTCTGGTGCATTTTTCAGTT TGATTGTCTCAAGTGCACAAGATATCCAAGAAGCACCGAGGCAACACTGTGCCATGCGAGCACAAATGGATTTCATTCCCCTGGGTCGAGAAGGCCACAATTCTGGTGGTAGTATCTCTAATGACTACATCAGAGGGAGTGATGAAGACAGgattggtgatgatgatgagcaaGATGATCATGAGCGAAGGATTGCATTTGCCCCAAGACTAAAGAACATCAGGCAGAGGATCTTAGCAAAACTTG aaGGGAGTGATGACAGTTTGTCAAGCAGTGATGAGAGAGAGCAACAACTATGGGAAGAGACACAACTTGGGAAAGGAGTCAAGAGACATCTGAGAGTGCTG agctcagctgtgagTGAATCGAGTACATCCAGCAGCGGTAGTACCAGCAGGTCAAGGCAAAAGAAGAGATCAAAAGAAGTCAGAATTCCAAAGACTTTTCCTCCTATTGTATCTGTGATAAAGAAGAAGATAGTTGAAAG ACTAGACTCCCTTACAGAGGTTCACAGGACACGGCAAACAGAATTGAGGAAATTGGAGGCTGATATTGAGTGGGCCCAAAATTCTGTAGAGACTCTGGTGGAAATTTCCTTTGAGAAACGTTTGCATTTTTTTAGGTCCCTAGCGCTCTTTGTCCACACCCTGACTGAGTGTCTACAGGAGAAG GTTGTTGAGATTAATGCCCTGGAATTGGAATTGCATGTCCTGCTGTCTGAACAGTGGGGGGCGTTGTTGAATCGAAGACGGCATAAGGTCACGGAGCAGGCTGACTGCCTGCAGCACTTGAGCT TCAGTACAGATGAACAGAGTGGGAATAGAAACAATGGAACAGAAACCCAATG GGAGATAGAAACTGGGGTTGAATGTAATAAAGTTGTTCGAGTACTTGAGGACACAGAGGTTtcagaagaagaggatgagcaGCTACAAAAGATGAAAG ATGATATCCTGCTTAGGTCCCAGGCAGTGTTCTCTAGTGTCCAGGATGAGTTCTATGATGTGAAGAAGATTCTGTCCCACTTTGAAGAGTGGAGGGGTTCTTACACTGACTCGTACCACAGTGCAtacatttctttttgtctgcCAAAGTTGTTGAGCCCTATCATTAGACATCAGCTGCTTGTGTGGAACCCCCTAAAG GATGACAGTGAGGCTTTTGAAAAGCTGCCTTGGTTCACAGCAGTAGAGACCTTTTGCCATGGTTATGGCCATGAAGAGTTGGAgcactcagacagacagactctgTCTGATGTTGTAGAAAAGACTGTCCTACCCAAAATAACAG cttatgTGGAGCTGGCATGGGATCCTGAATCTAGCCATCAGTCAGTCTGTTTGTTTGGGCTCTGTCACAAACTGAAAGAAGACTTCTCCATCtttgacaggaaacagagcAAACCAGTCAAA GCATTCGTAGAGGCTGTAATCTCCCGGCTGAGGAGCACTGTGGACGAAGATGTCTTCATTCCTCTTTACCCCAAAAA gGTTCTTGATGACCCTTCCTCGCCTCAGTGTCATTTCAGGGATCAGCAGTTCTGGAAAGCTATAAAA CTGTTTGTTAATATAGGAAAATGGGATTTGCTGCTGCCTGAGTCAGCTTTAAAGGAACTTATGTTGGACAAACTGCTGAACCGATACCTTATGATTACTCTGTGCAGCCAGACCCTGCATGGCAATGCTGTCCAGGCTTGCAGAAAG GTAGTAGACAGTCTGCCGCTTTCATGGCTCAAAGGAGAGACCGAATGTTTGCCTCAGCTTCAGAATTTCAGAAACCATCTTGTTCAGAAAATTCACACTATTTTCAAACAACATTCTCTAGAAGACCCTAATACAAG GTCCGCTGTGGTTGAACTGCTACAGATTTTAAGCACAATTCGATGCAATGACTCCATCATGGCTATTGCACAGAAATACCAATGTGAAGATGTGATCTACTCTCACCAGCTACTCAATCAGGAGACAGTGTGA
- the gcfc2 gene encoding GC-rich sequence DNA-binding factor 2 isoform X2 — protein sequence MLESTIMFNKTTRRNFRQRKETSSEEEDKQENNVDEEEKSEPAQLKTQSRGISCSANRQEKPPKLHNSAENDGEAFIGAEERERREKVKDGTETKTNIVLSFSGDKEVEEPEFKVKKSSDKEVLFQVRKNDNSTSWTSYSTDCNVSQSTFLRKGFSDSQSSAHTLLYSHHEDKSSDNDDDGGSESDGVSSLSSGSDSSRSSGAFFSLIVSSAQDIQEAPRQHCAMRAQMDFIPLGREGHNSGGSISNDYIRGSDEDRIGDDDEQDDHERRIAFAPRLKNIRQRILAKLGSDDSLSSSDEREQQLWEETQLGKGVKRHLRVLPNFPHPCQSSAVSESSTSSSGSTSRSRQKKRSKEVRIPKTFPPIVSVIKKKIVERLDSLTEVHRTRQTELRKLEADIEWAQNSVETLVEISFEKRLHFFRSLALFVHTLTECLQEKVVEINALELELHVLLSEQWGALLNRRRHKVTEQADCLQHLSFSTDEQSGNRNNGTETQWEIETGVECNKVVRVLEDTEVSEEEDEQLQKMKDDILLRSQAVFSSVQDEFYDVKKILSHFEEWRGSYTDSYHSAYISFCLPKLLSPIIRHQLLVWNPLKDDSEAFEKLPWFTAVETFCHGYGHEELEHSDRQTLSDVVEKTVLPKITAYVELAWDPESSHQSVCLFGLCHKLKEDFSIFDRKQSKPVKAFVEAVISRLRSTVDEDVFIPLYPKKVLDDPSSPQCHFRDQQFWKAIKLFVNIGKWDLLLPESALKELMLDKLLNRYLMITLCSQTLHGNAVQACRKVVDSLPLSWLKGETECLPQLQNFRNHLVQKIHTIFKQHSLEDPNTRSAVVELLQILSTIRCNDSIMAIAQKYQCEDVIYSHQLLNQETV from the exons ATGCTAGAGTCCACAATTATGTTCAATAAAACGACTCGAAGGAATTTTcggcagagaaaagaaacatcTAGCGAagaagaggacaagcaggaaAATAATgtagatgaagaggaaaaatcCGAACCGGCTCAACTAAAGACCCAGAGCCGGGGAATCTCCTGTAGCGCTAACAGGCAAGAGAAGCCTCCGAAGCTGCACAATAGTGCTGAAAACGACGGCGAGGCCTTTATCGgggcagaagaaagagaaaggagggaaaaagtcAAAGATGGAACTGAGACGAAAACAAATATAGTTCTTAGTTTTTCTGGTGACAAAGAAG TGGAGGAACCagaatttaaagtaaaaaaatcGTCTGATAAAGAAGTGTTGTTCCAAGTTCGGAAAAACGATAATTCAACTTCCTGGACTAGCTACAGCACAG ATTGCAATGTCTCTCAGTCGACCTTCCTCAGGAAAGGCTTCAGTGACAGTCAGTCTTCAGCTCATACTCTGCTGTATAGTCATCATGAGGATAAGAGTtctgataatgatgatgatggtggctcTGAAAGCGATGGTGTATCTTCACTCAGTTCAGGTTCAGATTCTAGCCGCTCTTCTGGTGCATTTTTCAGTT TGATTGTCTCAAGTGCACAAGATATCCAAGAAGCACCGAGGCAACACTGTGCCATGCGAGCACAAATGGATTTCATTCCCCTGGGTCGAGAAGGCCACAATTCTGGTGGTAGTATCTCTAATGACTACATCAGAGGGAGTGATGAAGACAGgattggtgatgatgatgagcaaGATGATCATGAGCGAAGGATTGCATTTGCCCCAAGACTAAAGAACATCAGGCAGAGGATCTTAGCAAAACTTG GGAGTGATGACAGTTTGTCAAGCAGTGATGAGAGAGAGCAACAACTATGGGAAGAGACACAACTTGGGAAAGGAGTCAAGAGACATCTGAGAGTGCTG CCAAATTTTCCTCACCCctgtcagagctcagctgtgagTGAATCGAGTACATCCAGCAGCGGTAGTACCAGCAGGTCAAGGCAAAAGAAGAGATCAAAAGAAGTCAGAATTCCAAAGACTTTTCCTCCTATTGTATCTGTGATAAAGAAGAAGATAGTTGAAAG ACTAGACTCCCTTACAGAGGTTCACAGGACACGGCAAACAGAATTGAGGAAATTGGAGGCTGATATTGAGTGGGCCCAAAATTCTGTAGAGACTCTGGTGGAAATTTCCTTTGAGAAACGTTTGCATTTTTTTAGGTCCCTAGCGCTCTTTGTCCACACCCTGACTGAGTGTCTACAGGAGAAG GTTGTTGAGATTAATGCCCTGGAATTGGAATTGCATGTCCTGCTGTCTGAACAGTGGGGGGCGTTGTTGAATCGAAGACGGCATAAGGTCACGGAGCAGGCTGACTGCCTGCAGCACTTGAGCT TCAGTACAGATGAACAGAGTGGGAATAGAAACAATGGAACAGAAACCCAATG GGAGATAGAAACTGGGGTTGAATGTAATAAAGTTGTTCGAGTACTTGAGGACACAGAGGTTtcagaagaagaggatgagcaGCTACAAAAGATGAAAG ATGATATCCTGCTTAGGTCCCAGGCAGTGTTCTCTAGTGTCCAGGATGAGTTCTATGATGTGAAGAAGATTCTGTCCCACTTTGAAGAGTGGAGGGGTTCTTACACTGACTCGTACCACAGTGCAtacatttctttttgtctgcCAAAGTTGTTGAGCCCTATCATTAGACATCAGCTGCTTGTGTGGAACCCCCTAAAG GATGACAGTGAGGCTTTTGAAAAGCTGCCTTGGTTCACAGCAGTAGAGACCTTTTGCCATGGTTATGGCCATGAAGAGTTGGAgcactcagacagacagactctgTCTGATGTTGTAGAAAAGACTGTCCTACCCAAAATAACAG cttatgTGGAGCTGGCATGGGATCCTGAATCTAGCCATCAGTCAGTCTGTTTGTTTGGGCTCTGTCACAAACTGAAAGAAGACTTCTCCATCtttgacaggaaacagagcAAACCAGTCAAA GCATTCGTAGAGGCTGTAATCTCCCGGCTGAGGAGCACTGTGGACGAAGATGTCTTCATTCCTCTTTACCCCAAAAA gGTTCTTGATGACCCTTCCTCGCCTCAGTGTCATTTCAGGGATCAGCAGTTCTGGAAAGCTATAAAA CTGTTTGTTAATATAGGAAAATGGGATTTGCTGCTGCCTGAGTCAGCTTTAAAGGAACTTATGTTGGACAAACTGCTGAACCGATACCTTATGATTACTCTGTGCAGCCAGACCCTGCATGGCAATGCTGTCCAGGCTTGCAGAAAG GTAGTAGACAGTCTGCCGCTTTCATGGCTCAAAGGAGAGACCGAATGTTTGCCTCAGCTTCAGAATTTCAGAAACCATCTTGTTCAGAAAATTCACACTATTTTCAAACAACATTCTCTAGAAGACCCTAATACAAG GTCCGCTGTGGTTGAACTGCTACAGATTTTAAGCACAATTCGATGCAATGACTCCATCATGGCTATTGCACAGAAATACCAATGTGAAGATGTGATCTACTCTCACCAGCTACTCAATCAGGAGACAGTGTGA